The Mercurialis annua linkage group LG8, ddMerAnnu1.2, whole genome shotgun sequence genome window below encodes:
- the LOC126661872 gene encoding uncharacterized protein LOC126661872 has product MDKGKEPMREEGAPENSAKKQNAPIVIPDEERWMDEQHTLKGGEEHLEEKVRQVMSRLGIRCEDVDISLRSDSPLADFIISHEFPTKFRYPPNLESYDGTGCPKSHIHKFQAVINVQTNLDHVLCKLFPTTLKGLAQEWYQSLKPGSVLTFKQFSGLFQARFVACIPQKKLSTDLLAIMQWEGETLRKYVERFNKEAMQIEDLSQEIAYTALLNGTTNSDLRKELLAKSPKSFTTLMTIAHTQIRVDDGQREIENRLGRVEERTFAERRNGDRSPTGKRFGEKGNDHFRNKRKKDEDRRYTPLNTTRTNVLFWVKDSREKVRWPRKMNAASASKRDNSKYCEFHKDNGHTTDECWHLKEEIEKLIERGSLSQFVKRDTEARETESERKKERKEEIARRPRPEPAGVVNVIMGGSTGGDSNTTRKKAARTVYSVSPGAPNAKKFRSVSFSEGDSHGLSVPHEDALVVKGRLNNFEVSRMLVDTGSSVNMITMEVFGRIGLNKENLTHVSTPLVGLGGKSVQVEGSLEINIQLGDGEIYKEIRAEFMVVNMDFAYNAILGRPLLHDTCVSICMRYLLMKIPTREGDAEVRGCQKSAREAYFTALRKVHITLPVQTMEPPEKKERAEHYGRTAKIELSPGKEIEIGDELEEEIKRSLTENLRSLGDSFAWTTDELIGVDPDVICHRLNIATDAKAVIQKKRRHSPEKQLAIAEEVARLKAANVIKDAYYPKWVANVVMVKKSNGTYRMCVDFTDLNKACPKDSFPLPHIDQLVDSTAGHALYTFLDAKAGYHQIPMAPEDQEKTAFITDQGLFCYKMMPFGLKNAGATYQRLVNSIFRDQIGKHMEVYVDDMIIKSIRAEDHPTDVKIVLETLKRYQLKLNPEKCVFGVPAGKFLGYMVSQRGIEANPDKIEAVLKMTPPRSIHEVQKLNGRITALGRFMSCSAKRCLPFFKTLKQIKNFTWTTECQQAFEELKSFLSSPPLLARPDPGDVLYLYISYSDETIAGVLVSEKGGEQYPLYYISKVLRDAELRYPKLENLALCVYTATIKLRHYFEGHQVIVRTDQPLRKILQKAETSGRIAEWAVKIGSLGVIYEARKALKAQALADFFAELTFKEPMEDKTTPWEIHVDGAVCGEGAGIGVVLKGPGRIQMEYSARLEFPASNNVAEYEALITGLQLCEELNISEVQIYSDSQLVVNQVSGNFEVKEATLKKYAKQAKTFFADNGRSWSLQQIPRAMNGRSDELAKWAATKNYDSMRNIPHEIKRQPSFQGEIEEGEVLIVEEEEENWMSPLTAYLADGTLPEDKKEAKRIVVLSSKFGIYNGQLYKRSFTHPWLRCVNKEEGEYIMKELHEGTCGAHDGASTLVRKALLQGYYWPSMKEQATTLVRGCWPCQQHALIPRKQASEMKPIGSAWPFAQWGMDILGPLPLATGQRKFLVVAIDHFTKWIEAEPLFDSAKFRKFCAEYQIDLRFTSVYHPQSNGQTEVANRILLAGLKRRLDEYKGRWVEELYSVLWNYRTTPRESTGETPFALAYGTEAVIPVEIGAPTPRTEDNQLNLVENEAELRNNLDLLDEKINRSDIRMEAYRQKMARHFNSHVKKRKFELGDLVMRKTEVMKGAAGTGKLQPNWEGPYTISKVIKEGTFKLTNSMGITIPRAWNANNLRKI; this is encoded by the exons ATGGACAAGGGAAAAGAACCGATGCGAGAGGAAGGTGCCCCGGAGAATTCAGCAAAGAAACAAAACGCCCCCATAGTAATTCCAGACGAAGAACGTTGGATGGATGAACAACACACCCTCAAAGGCGGAGAAGAGCATCTGGAGGAAAAAGTCCGCCAAGTCATGAGCAGGCTTGGAATAAGATGTGAAGACGTAGACATCTCTCTTCGAAGTGACTCACCACTTGCAGATTTCATCATCTCTCACGAGTTCCCTACAAAGTTCAGATACCCTCCAAATTTGGAATCATACGATGGAACAGGCTGTCCCAAGAGCCACATTCACAAATTCCAAGCGGTGATCAATGTTCAGACAAACTTAGATCACGTACTATGCAAACTTTTTCCTACTACCTTAAAAGGTCTGGCGCAGGAATGGTACCAGAGTTTAAAGCCAGGATCAGTGCTGACGTTCAAACAATTCTCAGGACTTTTCCAGGCTAGATTCGTAGCATGCATCCCTCAAAAGAAGCTGTCCACAGACCTGCTGGCCATCATGCAATGGGAAGGAGAGACACTCAGGAAGTATGTAGAAAGATTCAATAAGGAGGCGATGCAGATAGAAGACCTGAGCCAGGAGATCGCCTACACAGCATTACTCAATGGAACTACCAACTCCGACCTACGAAAGGAATTGTTggctaaatcaccaaaatcattTACCACACTGATGACCATCGCACATACACAGATCAGAGTGGATGATGGCCAGAGAGAGATAGAGAATCGCCTCGGACGGGTAGAAGAACGAACGTTTGCAGAAAGAAGAAATGGGGACAGATCGCCCACAGGAAAGAGGTTCGGAGAAAAAGGCAACGaccatttcagaaataaaagaaaaaaagacgaAGATAGGCGATATACGCCCCTGAACACGACCAGAACCAACGTACTGTTTTGGGTAAAAGACAGCCGAGAGAAGGTCAGATGGCCGAGGAAGATGAACGCTGCATCAGCCAGCAAAAGAGACAACAGCAAATACTGTGAATTTCACAAAGACAACGGCCACACCACAGATGAATGCTGGCACCTGAAGGAGGAGATAGAGAAGCTGATAGAAAGGGGATCCCTTTCCCAGTTCGTAAAAAGGGACACCGAAGCCAGAGAGACGGAgtcagaaagaaagaaagagcggAAAGAAGAAATCGCCAGAAGACCCAGACCAGAGCCAGCAGGCGTGGTTAACGTAATAATGGGCGGATCGACCGGAGGAGACAGCAATACTACAAGAAAGAAAGCTGCAAGAACAGTCTACTCAGTTAGCCCAGGTGCACCAAATGCTAAGAAATTCAGAAGCGTATCTTTTTCGGAGGGCGATAGTCATGGCTTATCAGTCCCCCATGAGGACGCCCTAGTTGTCAAGGGGCGACTCAACAATTTCGAAGTATCTCGGATGCTTGTGGACACGGGAAGTTCGGTAAACATGATCACAATGGAGGTGTTCGGCAGAATTGGACTCAATAAAGAAAATTTGACACATGTCTCTACTCCACTGGTGGGACTAGGAGGCAAATCTGTACAGGTGGAAGGATCACTGGAGATAAACATCCAACTGGGGGATGGAGAGATCTACAAAGAGATCCGAGCAGAATTCATGGTGGTCAATATGGACTTTGCATACAACGCGATTCTCGGAAGGCCACTCTTGCACGATACGTGCGTATCCATTTGCATGAGGTACCTACTAATGAAAATCCCAACCAGAGAAGGCGATGCCGAAGTCAGAGGATGCCAAAAGTCAGCCAGAGAAGCATACTTTACAGCTCTCAGGAAAGTACATATAACCTTGCCAGTACAAACAATGGAACCTCCAGAGAAGAAGGAAAGGGCGGAGCATTATGGGCGAACGGCGAAAATCGAATTATCCCCAGGAAAGGAGATAGAAATTGGAGATGAGctagaagaagaaatcaaacgaTCTCTGACAGAAAACCTCAGATCGCTTGGAGACTCCTTTGCCTGGACAACAGACGAATTGATCGGAGTAGACCCGGACGTCATATGTCATCGGTTAAACATAGCGACCGACGCGAAGGCAGTGATACAGAAGAAGAGAAGGCACTCGCCCGAAAAACAACTCGCCATCGCAGAAGAGGTCGCCCGGTTAAAAGCGGCAAACGTGATCAAAGACGCCTATTACCCCAAGTGGGTAGCAAATGTGGTGATGGTAAAAAAGTCCAATGGCACTTACCGAATGTGTGTGGACTTCACAGATCTGAATAAAGCATGTCCCAAAGATAGTTTCCCGCTTCCACACATTGATCAGTTAGTAGACTCCACAGCAGGTCACGCCCTCTATACATTCCTAGATGCCAAGGCGGGATATCATCAGATACCCATGGCACCTGAGGACCAGGAGAAGACGGCCTTCATAACGGACCAGGGATTATTTTGTTACAAGATGATGCCCTTCGGTCTGAAGAACGCAGGAGCCACATATCAGCGGCTGGTGAACTCAATATTCAGAGATCAGATAGGAAAacacatggaagtttatgtggatgacatgatCATCAAAAGCATCCGAGCTGAAGACCACCCAACAGATGTGAAGATAGTCCTAGAGACGCTAAAGAGATACCAGCTAAAACTCAATCCGGAAAAGTGCGTGTTCGGAGTACCGGCAGGCAAGTTCTTGGGATACATGGTCTCTCAGCGGGGTATTGAGGCTAACCCAGATAAAATCGAAGCGGTCTTAAAAATGACACCGCCACGGAGCATACATGAAGTCCAGAAGCTCAACGGCCGGATCACGGCTCTAGGTCGGTTCATGTCCTGCTCGGCAAAACGATGTCTGCCTTTCTTCAAAACCCTGAAACAGATCAAGAACTTCACATGGACAACAGAATGCCAGCAGGCGTTTGAGGAATTGAAAAGCTTCCTATCCTCGCCCCCACTTTTGGCGAGACCAGATCCGGGCGAcgtgttatatttatacatctcttACTCTGACGAAACAATAGCAGGAGTATTGGTATCGGAAAAAGGGGGAGAACAATACCCGCTCTACTACATTAGCAAAGTACTCAGAGATGCGGAGCTGAGATACCCGAAGTTGGAAAATCTGGCGCTGTGCGTATACACCGCCACCATCAAGCTCCGACATTACTTCGAAGGACACCAAGTCATCGTACGAACCGACCAACCATTACGAAAAATCCTCCAGAAAGCAGAGACAAGTGGACGCATAGCGGAATGGGCCGTCAAAATAGGAAGCCTGGGCGTTATCTATGAAGCCCGAAAAGCACTGAAAGCTCAAGCCCTTGCCGACTTCTTCGCAGAATTAACATTCAAAGAACCCATGGAGGACAAAACGACTCCCTGGGAGATACACGTAGATGGAGCAGTTTGCGGAGAAGGAGCGGGCATCGGAGTCGTGCTCAAAGGACCAGGAAGAATCCAAATGGAATACTCAGCAAGACTCGAATTTCCAGCTTCCAACAATGTTGCGGAATATGAGGCGCTGATAACAGGGTTGCAATTATGCGAAGAGCTCAATATCTCCGAAGTCCAGATCTACAGTGATTCACAACTGGTCGTGAACCAAGTCTCAGGGAACTTCGAAGTAAAGGAAGCTACATTGAAGAAATACGCCAAGCAAGCCAAAACCTTCTTTGCCGATAATGGGCGATCCTGGTCGTTACAGCAAATACCCAGAGCAATGAATGGAAGATCAGACGAATTGGCAAAGTGGGCGGCAACAAAGAATTACGATTCGATGAGAAATATCCCTCATGAAATTAAACGACAGCCTAGCTTCCAAGGAGAAATCGAAGAAGGCGAAGTACTGATAgtggaagaagaggaagaaaacTGGATGTCCCCCCTCACAGCATACCTGGCTGATGGAACACTTCCGGAGGATAAGAAGGAAGCTAAAAGAATAGTGGTACTATCATCAAAGTTCGGAATATACAACGGCCAGCTGTACAAGCGGTCATTCACCCATCCCTGGCTAAGATGTGTGAACAAAGAAGAAGGAGAGTACATCATGAAAGAACTACACGAAGGAACCTGCGGAGCACACGATGGAGCATCAACCCTGGTCAGGAAAGCCCTGCTACAAGGCTATTATTGGCCCTCGATGAAAGAACAAGCAACAACGCTGGTAAGAGGATGCTGGCCTTGCCAGCAACATGCTTTGATACCAAGAAAGCAAGCCTCAGAAATGAAACCCATCGGCAGTGCATGGCCGTTCGCCCAGTGGGGTATGGACATCCTGGGACCACTCCCTTTGGCCACAGGACAACGGAAGTTCCTGGTAGTGGCAATCGACCacttcaccaagtggatagAGGCAGAACCACTG ttcgacTCAGCAAAGTTTAGGAAGTTTTGTGCCGAGTATCAGATCGACCTAAGGTTCACTTCGGTTTACCATCCACAATCAAATGGGCAAACCGAAGTGGCTAACAGAATCCTACTGGCCGGACTAAAAAGAAGACTAGACGAGTACAAAGGAAGATGGGTAGAAGAACTCTACAGCGTCCTATGGAACTACCGTACCACCCCTAGAGAATCAACGGGCGAAACTCCATTCGCCCTAGCCTATGGAACGGAGGCTGTAATTCCTGTAGAAATCGGCGCACCCACGCCAAGGACAGAAGACAACCAACTAAACTTAGTTGAAAATGAAGCAGAGCTCAGGAACAATCTGGACCTCTTGGACGAAAAGATCAACAGATCAGATATCAGGATGGAAGCCTACAGACAGAAAATGGCAAGACATTTCAACAGCCATGTTAAAAAAAGAAAGTTCGAATTAGGCGACCTCGTCATGAGAAAGACCGAAGTTATGAAGGGAGCAGCAGGGACCGGAAAGCTGCAACCAAATTGGGAAGGACCTTACACCATCAGCAAGGTCATTAAAGAAGGAACATTCAAACTCACCAACTCCATGGGAATAACCATACCCAGAGCATGGAACGCCAACAACTTAAGGAAAATTTAG